The Aedes albopictus strain Foshan chromosome 1, AalbF5, whole genome shotgun sequence genomic interval ACTCATGGTGGCGAGTCTTCGCCGGAGATTTTGGGTCCTGGGTGGACGAAACCTAACTAGAAGCGTTTATCACTTGCTTTCGAAGCAAGTTGGAGCTAATCCAGCAATCCGTCGCTGATCTGCCAGCTTCTCCAACGTGCCCATTCTCCGTCTGCGGCGTAGATTACTGGGGACCGCTTTCATCAAGTCACCGGTCAGGAAGCGTGGTCCAACGAAAGTGTATGTGGCCATCTTTATCTGCTTCTGCACACGGGCCGTCCACATCGAGCTCGTGAGTGATCTGATGTCCGCTGCATCCCTTGCCGCACTGCGCCGCTTGGTAGCTCGAAGGGGGAAGATTTCCGAGCTCCACTCCGACAATGCGACCACTTTCAAGGGAGCATCACACGCCCTTCATCGAGTGTACAGTATGCTGAAGGTGGACGAAACAGATCGGAACCAAATTCTCTCGTGGTGCGCAGACAACGAAATTCGTTGGAAGTTTATCCCGCCTCGCGCCCCCCATTTCGCAGGTCTATGAGAAGCCACGGTGAAGTCCGCGAATACCCACCTACTCAAGAAAATCGGCAACTCCAGTTTGTCGTACGAGGACATGCTCACCTTGCTCTCTCAGGTAGAAATGGGCCTCAACTCCCGTCCCGTCACACCACTATCGTCGGAACCGTCAGACCTGGAAGCCCTGAAACCTGGTCACTTCCTGGTGGGTTCCAATCTCCAAGCCGTTCCCGAAAAAACATTAACCGACATTCCCGAAAACCAGCTTGATCACTTCGAGCTAACCAAGCGTCATCTCCAACGAATCTGGGCACGATGGTACCTGGAATACCTGCAGCAGTTGCAGTCCAGAGCTGTTCAAGGCTGCAAACTATCGACTGCCATCAAACCTGGACAACTCGTCGTGGTCAAAGAAGATTGCCTTCCACTCGCTCAATGGCCCCTCGTCAGAATATCAAGACGGCATCGTCAGAGTGGTCACGTTGAAGACTGCTTCTTCGGACAACGTCATGCGACACGTCGCACGGATTGCCCTGCTGCTCATCAGAACCGATACAAGTCACACCCGTTGGAGATCATCAGTAGAGCAGTTCTAAACTGGCTCGATGCTCATATCAGTTGACATCAGGTAATTGATGTTCCAATCTCCCTAATCCACCCGAATGATCTACCTGGTTTTTTTCTGTTTTCGGTCACTAATCACCAAGGCCATCGCAATCTATCTCTGCACATTGGCTACTCCGGCCGAACATGCATTGTCCATGTTTCGATCGTCAGTCCACAACAACCCGACAATCCGATCGAAGATGTCAACAGAGAGTCGAACCGATCCTCTCCTGTCCGAGCAACTGATGCAGCAGTGTTAGAGTCTAAGTAGTTCAAGTGTGTTGAAATATGCCATTTCAAAGGTTGCCGGAATGTAGAAGCTCTATGTTAAACCTAACAAAATTTGTAAACTCATCAATCTTAGATCACCCTAAgtaggggaaccaacatattttggacacagcaacgcgccaatattttttggacacttacggcaaaaacaa includes:
- the LOC134290963 gene encoding uncharacterized protein LOC134290963; translation: MSSTPLIELFTIHVAQRESFPDEYSNLSAGVLVSKSSPLKWLKAYVDEFGLIRAGGRLSNAVLPENAKHPIVLSVKHPLARLVTVQCHRTLLHAGRQLMVASLRRRFWVLGGRNLTRSVYHLLSNFSNVPILRLRRRLLGTAFIKSPVRKRGPTKVYVAIFICFCTRAVHIELVSDLMSAASLAALRRLVARRGKISELHSDNATTFKGASHALHRVYSMLKVDETDRNQILSWCADNEIPTVKSANTHLLKKIGNSSLSYEDMLTLLSQVEMGLNSRPVTPLSSEPSDLEALKPGHFLVGSNLQAVPEKTLTDIPENQLDHFELTKRHLQRIWARWYLEYLQQLQSRAVQGCKLSTAIKPGQLVVVKEDCLPLAQWPLVRISRRHRQSGHVEDCFFGQRHATRRTDCPAAHQNRYKSHPLEIISRAVLNWLDAHIS